A part of Limibacillus halophilus genomic DNA contains:
- a CDS encoding YifB family Mg chelatase-like AAA ATPase produces the protein MVARVGTVAFLGIEVIEVDVQAQLAAGLPAFTVVGLPDKAVGESRERVKAAFAALGLALPPQRITVNLAPADQLKEGSHFDLPIAIALLAAMGVLPAEEITEFVALGELALDGRISAVAGVLPAAVHALGRDKGFICPAAQGGEAAWAGGLDVLAAGDLLSLVNHFKGSQLLTAPTPTLAPSEERTLDLRDVKGQESAKRALEVAAAGGHNLLMLGPPGAGKSLLAARLPGLLPPLEPAEALEVSMIHSVAGALAAGGLLRIRPYRAPHHSASIAALTGGGLRARPGEVSLAHRGVLFLDELPEFSRQALESLRQPLEAGRVTVARANAHITYPARVQLVAAMNPCRCGYLGDAAQACNRAPRCAQDYQARISGPLFDRIDLHVEVAAVSPADLSLPPPAEDSAVIAARVAAARRVQRERYARLGEAADLPRSNAEADGRLLEEVAAPDSEGRRLLTEAAAQLRLSARGYHRVLRVARTLADLESSPTVRRLHIAEAMAYRRLQPGR, from the coding sequence ATGGTCGCGCGCGTCGGCACGGTCGCGTTTCTGGGTATCGAGGTGATCGAGGTCGATGTGCAGGCGCAGCTTGCGGCGGGCCTGCCCGCCTTTACCGTCGTCGGATTGCCGGATAAAGCGGTGGGGGAAAGCCGGGAGCGCGTGAAGGCGGCCTTTGCCGCGCTGGGTCTGGCGCTGCCGCCGCAACGTATTACCGTCAATCTAGCCCCCGCCGATCAACTCAAGGAAGGCAGTCATTTTGACCTGCCCATTGCAATCGCCCTGCTGGCCGCAATGGGGGTTCTGCCGGCCGAGGAGATCACCGAATTCGTGGCGTTGGGCGAGTTGGCCCTGGACGGGCGCATCAGCGCCGTGGCCGGCGTGCTGCCGGCGGCGGTGCATGCCCTGGGGCGAGACAAGGGTTTCATCTGCCCTGCCGCGCAAGGCGGCGAGGCCGCCTGGGCCGGGGGTCTGGACGTGCTGGCCGCGGGCGATCTGCTGAGCCTCGTCAACCACTTCAAGGGTAGCCAGCTTCTCACCGCCCCGACGCCAACCCTGGCGCCGAGCGAGGAGCGCACACTCGATCTGCGCGATGTCAAAGGACAGGAAAGCGCCAAACGGGCACTGGAGGTGGCGGCGGCGGGCGGTCACAATCTGCTGATGCTGGGACCCCCAGGAGCAGGAAAGTCGTTGCTTGCGGCGCGCCTGCCGGGCCTCTTGCCACCGCTTGAACCTGCCGAGGCGCTGGAAGTTTCCATGATCCACTCGGTCGCCGGGGCCCTTGCCGCCGGTGGGCTGCTCCGCATTAGGCCTTATCGGGCGCCGCATCACTCGGCGTCCATCGCGGCCCTGACCGGCGGCGGTCTGCGCGCGCGCCCCGGCGAGGTTTCGTTAGCGCACCGAGGGGTCCTTTTCCTGGATGAATTGCCGGAGTTCAGCCGCCAGGCTCTGGAGTCCTTGCGCCAGCCGCTGGAGGCGGGTCGCGTGACCGTGGCGCGGGCCAATGCCCACATCACCTACCCTGCGCGGGTCCAGCTTGTCGCAGCCATGAACCCCTGCCGCTGCGGTTATCTGGGCGACGCGGCGCAGGCCTGTAACCGCGCACCGCGCTGTGCCCAGGATTATCAAGCCCGCATCTCGGGTCCGCTGTTTGATCGCATCGACCTGCATGTCGAGGTCGCGGCCGTCAGCCCAGCCGATTTGTCGCTGCCGCCACCCGCCGAGGATAGCGCGGTCATCGCCGCACGGGTGGCGGCGGCGCGCCGTGTGCAGCGGGAACGTTATGCCCGCCTTGGCGAGGCGGCAGACCTACCACGAAGCAACGCGGAAGCGGACGGACGACTGCTCGAGGAAGTCGCGGCCCCGGATTCTGAAGGCCGCCGCCTGCTGACGGAAGCGGCGGCACAGCTGCGATTGTCGGCGCGTGGGTATCACCGCGTGCTCCGGGTCGCACGCACGTTGGCCGATCTGGAATCCTCGCCCACGGTTCGGCGCCTCCACATCGCAGAAGCAATGGCTTACCGCCGCTTGCAGCCGGGCCGATAA
- a CDS encoding phosphoglycerate kinase gives MTSYKTLDDLDPAGQRALVRVDFNVPMKDGRVSDASRIERAAVTIRELRDKGARVVLLSHFGRPKGQRVAEMSLKPVAASLEAILGHPVAFADDCIGPEAEATVAALANGEVALLENLRFHPGEEANDDAFSDALAKLGDLFVSDAFSAAHRAHASVEGLARRLPTAAGRLMETELTHLAQALERPERPLAAVVGGAKVSSKLALLDNLVQKVDVLIIGGGMANTFLYAQGYEIGKSLCEKEMADTARQILETAKAAGCDVLLPSDVVAAEAFSVNAPHRTVATNEVPAESMILDVGLESLATLKARLADCRTCVWNGPLGAFEIAPFDHGTNVLAKEVADLTRAGKILSVAGGGDTVAALAHAGVVEDFSYVSAAGGAFLEWLEGKTLPGVRALRDAAVKA, from the coding sequence ATGACGAGCTACAAAACCTTGGACGACCTTGATCCCGCGGGTCAGCGCGCTCTCGTACGCGTAGATTTCAACGTGCCGATGAAAGACGGCAGGGTAAGCGATGCTTCTAGGATCGAGCGCGCGGCGGTTACAATTCGAGAGTTGCGGGATAAGGGAGCACGTGTGGTCTTGCTCTCGCACTTCGGACGCCCGAAAGGTCAACGTGTCGCCGAAATGTCCCTGAAACCGGTTGCAGCCAGCCTCGAGGCCATTTTAGGTCATCCGGTCGCCTTCGCCGACGATTGCATTGGTCCGGAAGCGGAAGCCACGGTCGCAGCTTTGGCAAACGGCGAGGTAGCGTTGTTGGAAAATTTGCGGTTCCACCCCGGGGAAGAAGCGAACGACGATGCCTTTTCGGATGCCCTTGCAAAGCTCGGCGATCTTTTCGTGAGCGACGCCTTTTCCGCGGCCCACCGCGCCCACGCCAGCGTCGAAGGCTTGGCACGACGGCTGCCCACGGCAGCAGGGCGTTTGATGGAAACTGAGCTTACGCACCTGGCGCAGGCGTTGGAACGACCCGAACGTCCGCTTGCCGCCGTAGTGGGCGGCGCCAAGGTATCAAGCAAGCTGGCTTTGCTGGACAACCTGGTACAAAAGGTCGATGTGTTGATCATCGGCGGCGGCATGGCCAACACCTTCCTGTACGCGCAAGGGTACGAGATTGGAAAGTCCCTTTGCGAAAAGGAGATGGCGGATACGGCGCGACAGATCTTGGAAACCGCAAAAGCAGCGGGTTGCGACGTCTTGTTGCCGAGCGATGTGGTGGCTGCCGAGGCTTTTTCCGTCAATGCCCCCCATAGAACGGTTGCCACGAACGAGGTCCCTGCGGAGTCCATGATACTGGACGTCGGCCTTGAAAGTCTGGCCACGCTCAAAGCGCGCCTTGCCGACTGTCGAACGTGCGTTTGGAACGGGCCTCTAGGCGCTTTCGAGATAGCGCCGTTCGACCATGGAACCAACGTACTGGCAAAGGAAGTCGCGGATTTGACCCGTGCCGGGAAGATTCTTTCGGTGGCCGGCGGTGGCGACACGGTCGCAGCCCTCGCTCATGCTGGTGTCGTCGAGGATTTTTCCTACGTGTCGGCCGCCGGCGGCGCCTTCCTGGAATGGCTTGAGGGGAAAACTCTTCCTGGCGTCCGCGCTTTGCGGGATGCAGCGGTTAAAGCTTGA
- a CDS encoding DUF1684 domain-containing protein encodes MDGMGRPENSLLFERFPILAVADWRRQMAELFAAARRKGDSEVAWREWREGRDALIRDHTASPLVESERGRALPLPFFDYDPAYRFTVDLAAVDGSEEAWEIGADGTLRLQAVARTAGLAAALGAELTLYWLLGYGGGLFMPFSDATSARQTYGGGRYLLDSIKSADLGFREGRLLLDFNFAYNPSCAYSPDWTCPLAPPENKLTRPVMAGEKAPRASGSSGISHAAL; translated from the coding sequence ATGGACGGCATGGGTCGCCCGGAAAACAGCTTGTTGTTTGAACGGTTCCCGATCTTGGCGGTTGCGGATTGGCGCCGTCAAATGGCGGAACTCTTCGCAGCAGCACGCCGGAAAGGCGATAGCGAGGTTGCGTGGAGGGAATGGCGCGAAGGTCGCGATGCCCTGATCCGCGATCACACGGCGTCCCCTTTGGTTGAGTCGGAGCGTGGGAGGGCTCTGCCACTGCCCTTCTTCGACTATGATCCGGCGTATCGTTTCACTGTGGATCTGGCAGCGGTCGATGGTTCTGAGGAAGCCTGGGAGATCGGTGCAGATGGTACGCTGCGCTTGCAGGCGGTGGCACGTACAGCAGGGCTGGCGGCCGCCCTTGGGGCGGAATTGACGCTTTATTGGTTGCTGGGTTACGGCGGCGGGCTCTTCATGCCCTTTAGCGATGCAACCAGCGCAAGGCAAACCTATGGCGGCGGCAGATACCTTCTGGATTCAATCAAGAGCGCAGATCTGGGCTTTCGGGAAGGGCGCCTGCTACTGGACTTCAACTTCGCCTACAACCCGTCATGCGCTTATTCTCCGGATTGGACCTGTCCGCTCGCTCCACCCGAAAACAAACTGACCCGGCCGGTGATGGCCGGCGAGAAAGCGCCACGCGCGTCCGGATCGAGCGGGATAAGCCATGCGGCGCTGTGA
- a CDS encoding long-chain-fatty-acid--CoA ligase, with protein sequence MTDKPWIASYPEDIQWDQEILPELVHVAMDRAVAAYPTRSCIDFLGRKYSYAEIGALVDQAAAGLQALGVKKGDRVGVFLPNTPFFVISYYGALKAGAVVVNFNPLYSQPEVERQTRDSGCRVMITLDMTLMLPKLAGLVASGDLEKVVVCKFTDALPFPKGLLFSLLKRSSLAKVPNAPAYVPFDALLKSGTVLRSVALNPREDLAVLQYTGGTTGIPKGAMLTHANVSANRSQVRSWDPRLIDGEERMLSVLPFFHVFAMTVAMNLAVAIAAEMILLPRFELQDLLRVIDRKKPTLFPAVPTIFNAINSHPDIARYDLSSLNFCISGGAPLPLEVKQAFEARTGCRVVEGYGLSEASPVVTCNPVFGLNKPNSIGLPFVGTEVEVRDLEDSRTCVPLGENGEICIKGPQVMKGYWQKNDATAATLRDGWLHTGDVGYMDEDGYVFLVDRIKDVILCGGYKVYPRIVEEALYEHPDVVEVTVIGIPDSYRGQSPKAFVKLRDGHQGTDAETLLAFLSARLSPIELPREVEFRDSLPKTMIGKLSKKELIAEEAAKRANDHT encoded by the coding sequence ATGACCGATAAGCCTTGGATCGCCAGCTATCCTGAAGATATCCAGTGGGATCAGGAGATTTTGCCTGAGCTTGTGCACGTGGCGATGGATCGCGCCGTTGCCGCCTACCCGACCCGATCCTGCATAGATTTCCTCGGACGCAAATACAGTTATGCCGAGATCGGCGCGCTGGTGGATCAGGCGGCTGCGGGCCTTCAGGCGCTCGGCGTCAAGAAAGGGGACCGCGTTGGGGTGTTTTTACCCAACACACCGTTTTTCGTGATCAGTTACTATGGTGCGCTGAAAGCGGGCGCGGTTGTGGTTAATTTCAACCCGCTCTACAGCCAGCCGGAGGTTGAGCGGCAAACACGCGATTCCGGTTGCCGTGTAATGATCACCCTCGACATGACATTGATGCTGCCCAAATTGGCAGGTCTTGTCGCCAGCGGCGACTTGGAAAAGGTAGTGGTCTGCAAGTTCACCGATGCCTTGCCATTTCCAAAGGGTCTTCTGTTTTCCCTATTGAAAAGGAGTAGTTTGGCGAAGGTTCCCAACGCTCCGGCCTATGTCCCCTTCGACGCACTTCTGAAAAGCGGGACGGTTCTCCGCTCGGTGGCGCTCAATCCGCGGGAGGACCTTGCTGTCCTGCAATACACCGGCGGAACGACTGGCATTCCCAAGGGCGCCATGCTGACTCACGCGAACGTCTCCGCCAATCGCAGCCAGGTGCGCAGCTGGGACCCCCGTCTCATAGACGGCGAAGAGCGGATGTTGAGCGTGTTGCCCTTCTTCCATGTCTTTGCAATGACCGTCGCCATGAATCTGGCCGTTGCCATTGCCGCGGAAATGATCTTGCTCCCGCGGTTCGAGCTCCAAGACCTCTTGCGTGTCATTGACCGGAAAAAGCCGACCTTGTTTCCAGCCGTGCCCACGATTTTCAACGCGATAAACAGCCATCCCGACATCGCCCGTTATGACCTCTCCAGCCTAAATTTCTGTATTTCCGGCGGCGCGCCCTTGCCGTTGGAGGTGAAGCAGGCCTTCGAAGCGCGAACCGGCTGCCGGGTTGTCGAAGGCTATGGACTATCCGAGGCATCGCCGGTTGTGACCTGCAACCCTGTGTTTGGCCTAAACAAGCCGAACTCCATCGGGCTGCCTTTCGTCGGAACCGAGGTCGAAGTGCGCGACCTGGAAGACTCTCGAACCTGCGTCCCGCTTGGTGAGAACGGCGAAATCTGCATCAAGGGGCCTCAAGTAATGAAGGGCTACTGGCAAAAAAACGACGCTACCGCTGCTACGCTTCGGGACGGGTGGCTTCATACCGGCGACGTCGGATACATGGATGAAGATGGGTACGTATTCCTCGTCGATCGGATCAAGGACGTCATTCTTTGTGGCGGCTACAAAGTTTACCCGCGCATCGTCGAAGAGGCGCTTTACGAGCATCCCGATGTCGTCGAGGTAACGGTCATTGGCATACCCGATTCCTACCGTGGCCAGTCGCCCAAAGCCTTCGTAAAGCTGCGCGATGGCCATCAAGGAACAGATGCCGAAACGCTGTTGGCCTTTCTGTCCGCTCGTTTATCCCCGATTGAGTTACCTCGCGAGGTTGAGTTTCGCGACAGCCTGCCGAAAACGATGATCGGGAAGCTCTCGAAAAAGGAACTGATTGCCGAAGAGGCCGCTAAACGCGCAAATGATCATACTTAA
- a CDS encoding PQQ-dependent sugar dehydrogenase — protein sequence MSIKALLSACLRMVVLSMAIAYWPSFAVIPTQAADPVPGTQFSISAEELPQPYASPSASNSPRLVRRPSNQKPDVPDGFEVTLFAEDLDHPRNLIVADNGDVLLAESRPGRITLLRDSDGDGRADLIDTFVAGFRLPHGLALAEGALYIADARAIWRLPYHPGDESARGRATRITAKGAFGDPGGHWTRNLAIHPLDGRLFVSIGSEGNLAEEPLPRASIQVFDPDGSGQRTYASGLRNPVGIAFHPSSGALYTVVNERDGLGDELVPDYLTAVEEGAFYGWPYAYSGNHPQPGFADLRPDLVAAARLPDLLFRSHSAPIGLAFYDGASFPQDYRGDAFVALRGSWNADLPRGYFVARVPFRNGRPLGGYEVFMSGFRLDDKPAGRAEVWGRPTGVAVTPGGGLLVSDDSGGTLWLVRWRGE from the coding sequence ATGAGTATCAAGGCGCTATTGTCGGCCTGTTTGCGTATGGTCGTGTTGTCGATGGCAATCGCGTATTGGCCATCCTTCGCTGTTATTCCCACTCAGGCGGCAGATCCGGTGCCGGGGACGCAATTTTCGATATCGGCGGAAGAACTACCACAGCCCTATGCCTCGCCCAGCGCTTCCAACAGCCCGCGTCTGGTAAGAAGGCCCTCGAACCAGAAGCCCGACGTTCCAGATGGGTTTGAAGTAACGCTTTTCGCCGAAGACCTGGACCATCCGCGCAACCTCATTGTGGCGGACAATGGTGACGTACTGCTGGCCGAATCGCGCCCGGGCCGTATCACCTTGCTGCGGGACAGCGACGGCGATGGTCGGGCCGACCTGATCGACACTTTCGTCGCCGGTTTCAGGTTGCCGCACGGCTTGGCGCTAGCCGAAGGTGCGCTCTATATCGCAGATGCACGCGCAATCTGGCGGCTTCCCTATCATCCGGGTGATGAGAGCGCCCGAGGTCGGGCCACACGCATTACTGCCAAAGGCGCGTTCGGCGATCCAGGCGGGCATTGGACGCGGAACCTGGCGATCCACCCGCTAGACGGCCGCCTGTTCGTCTCCATTGGTTCGGAAGGCAACCTGGCGGAAGAGCCGCTGCCGAGAGCGAGCATTCAAGTCTTCGACCCCGACGGGTCCGGGCAGCGAACCTACGCCAGCGGTCTTCGGAATCCGGTCGGCATTGCCTTCCATCCAAGCAGCGGCGCGCTCTACACGGTCGTGAACGAGCGCGATGGGTTGGGTGACGAGTTGGTTCCTGATTACCTGACCGCCGTCGAGGAGGGCGCCTTTTACGGCTGGCCTTACGCCTATAGCGGCAATCACCCACAACCAGGCTTTGCCGATCTGCGCCCCGATTTGGTCGCCGCCGCCCGTTTACCCGATCTGCTGTTTCGCAGCCATTCGGCGCCGATCGGCTTAGCCTTCTATGACGGCGCGTCGTTTCCGCAAGACTATCGCGGGGACGCTTTTGTCGCACTCCGGGGCTCGTGGAACGCCGATTTGCCCAGGGGTTATTTCGTCGCCCGCGTTCCCTTCCGGAACGGCCGACCTTTAGGTGGATACGAGGTTTTTATGTCAGGGTTCCGACTGGACGACAAACCAGCCGGCCGGGCTGAAGTCTGGGGGCGGCCAACGGGTGTTGCGGTCACCCCCGGCGGTGGCCTTTTGGTCTCCGACGACAGCGGCGGCACCCTTTGGCTGGTCCGCTGGCGTGGTGAATGA
- a CDS encoding AzlC family ABC transporter permease gives MRQTRSFQFDTQSQAVRRGVREAMGVPAVVMAASFLGFGALVRESGFPLWFGLASTATGWALPGQVALVELLSVGASIVAIISVVALTNARLLPMTVALVPLLRVPGYRRWVYYVASHWIAVTAWAELMRNGHAIDRAWRLPYFFGYAITLWAATLIATAVGFLMAGGLPAYVTLGLVFINPIYFMLVFAADLRQRAKILALAFGAVLGPLLHLATPDWGLVIAGFLAGSLAFAVDRLLKRRSV, from the coding sequence ATGAGGCAGACACGTTCCTTTCAATTTGACACACAGAGCCAGGCTGTGCGGCGCGGCGTGCGCGAGGCAATGGGTGTGCCCGCCGTCGTCATGGCAGCAAGCTTTCTAGGCTTTGGCGCGCTGGTTCGTGAAAGTGGCTTCCCGCTTTGGTTCGGGCTGGCTTCCACGGCTACGGGCTGGGCCTTGCCGGGTCAGGTGGCTTTGGTGGAGTTGCTGTCGGTCGGCGCTTCGATTGTGGCGATCATTTCTGTGGTTGCCTTGACCAATGCCCGGCTCTTGCCGATGACGGTCGCCCTGGTGCCGCTTCTACGTGTTCCGGGGTACCGACGATGGGTTTACTACGTGGCGTCCCATTGGATCGCGGTGACGGCCTGGGCCGAATTGATGCGCAACGGACACGCCATCGACCGGGCTTGGAGACTGCCCTATTTCTTCGGTTATGCCATCACGCTCTGGGCGGCGACGCTGATCGCAACGGCTGTCGGCTTCCTGATGGCGGGCGGCCTACCGGCCTATGTGACGCTTGGGTTGGTTTTCATCAACCCCATTTACTTCATGCTCGTGTTCGCGGCGGACCTGCGGCAGCGCGCCAAGATTTTGGCGCTCGCCTTCGGTGCGGTCCTGGGGCCATTGCTGCATCTGGCAACGCCGGACTGGGGGTTGGTTATTGCTGGGTTCCTGGCAGGATCGCTCGCTTTCGCCGTCGATCGTTTACTCAAGAGGCGATCGGTATGA
- a CDS encoding tetratricopeptide repeat protein encodes MEPEHREALKLSEAGRFSDAEALLRDLIAKRRAGGKAHLQDHLLLGLSLFNAGRFEDTVAVFKEATKLFPEEPSVFENQGVTLIRLGRIQEAVQALEKSRSLGNRTPNLMDGLANCYGRLGRLAEARAEGAAALLAKDQQACKEGKAFPLPKEAPSLFDPTQPHRNIISFSLWGSDPRYTQGALRNALLTPDIYPGWTARFYVDDSVPETVTKQLTSLRAEVVQRPKPKVFYEGLLWRFEVASDPEVRRFLVRDADAVINTQERAAVDEWLSSGRYFHIMRDWISHTDLILAGLWGGVGGVLPPVTELLAAFRNFRAASPTFDQDLLRFMVWPTARLSCLIHDSHFDCLDSRPFPKVGRLPPGMHVGQDARARKIRKPRREDGRR; translated from the coding sequence ATGGAGCCGGAACACAGGGAAGCCTTGAAGCTATCGGAGGCTGGGCGCTTCAGTGATGCAGAGGCACTGCTGCGCGACCTGATCGCCAAACGGCGCGCTGGCGGCAAGGCCCATTTGCAGGACCACTTGCTGCTGGGCCTCAGCCTTTTCAACGCCGGGCGCTTCGAGGACACCGTCGCGGTTTTCAAGGAGGCAACCAAGCTCTTTCCGGAGGAACCCAGCGTCTTCGAGAACCAGGGCGTGACGCTGATCCGGCTCGGCAGAATCCAGGAAGCCGTGCAGGCCTTGGAGAAGTCACGCTCACTCGGCAACCGCACGCCTAACTTGATGGATGGTCTCGCCAATTGTTATGGACGTCTTGGCCGCCTGGCAGAGGCGCGCGCGGAGGGTGCCGCCGCCCTGCTGGCCAAGGACCAACAAGCCTGCAAGGAAGGAAAGGCCTTCCCGCTACCCAAGGAAGCGCCTTCGCTTTTCGATCCGACCCAACCGCATCGGAACATTATTTCCTTCAGCTTGTGGGGCAGCGATCCCCGCTATACGCAAGGCGCGCTCCGGAATGCGCTGCTGACGCCGGATATCTATCCCGGTTGGACCGCGCGTTTCTATGTCGATGACAGCGTCCCCGAGACCGTCACCAAACAGCTAACATCGCTTCGCGCCGAAGTTGTTCAGCGACCCAAACCCAAAGTTTTCTATGAGGGCCTTTTGTGGCGCTTCGAGGTGGCAAGCGATCCGGAGGTGCGGCGTTTTCTAGTGCGCGACGCCGACGCCGTCATCAATACCCAAGAGCGGGCCGCCGTCGATGAGTGGCTGTCAAGCGGGCGCTATTTTCACATCATGCGCGACTGGATCAGCCATACCGACCTGATCCTGGCCGGGCTATGGGGCGGCGTGGGCGGCGTTCTGCCGCCGGTCACCGAGCTGCTCGCCGCTTTCCGAAACTTCCGCGCCGCGTCACCGACGTTCGATCAAGACCTGCTGCGTTTCATGGTTTGGCCGACGGCACGGCTAAGCTGCCTGATTCACGACAGCCATTTTGATTGCCTGGACAGCCGCCCCTTCCCAAAAGTGGGGCGCCTGCCGCCGGGCATGCATGTCGGACAGGACGCCCGCGCCAGAAAGATTCGCAAGCCACGCCGAGAAGACGGTCGCCGCTAA
- a CDS encoding MerR family transcriptional regulator yields MRKLYAVSQLASELAVTARSIRFYEDKGLISPERAGATRVFTARDRARLILILRGKRLGFSLKEIRDWLDLYDADPSQTAQTRVLLEKIDKRTAQLESQKRDIEATLTELREIQRQATDHLSRTAETSKRKSKQ; encoded by the coding sequence ATGCGGAAGCTTTACGCGGTCAGCCAGTTAGCCAGCGAGTTGGCGGTTACAGCACGCAGCATCCGGTTCTATGAGGACAAGGGCTTGATCTCGCCCGAGCGGGCAGGAGCGACCAGGGTTTTCACGGCGCGAGACCGCGCAAGGCTGATCTTGATCCTACGCGGCAAGCGCCTTGGTTTCAGCCTGAAGGAAATCCGCGACTGGCTGGACCTTTACGATGCAGATCCCAGCCAAACTGCGCAGACTCGCGTGTTGCTTGAAAAGATCGACAAGCGGACTGCACAACTGGAAAGCCAGAAGCGGGATATCGAAGCAACGTTGACGGAACTGCGGGAAATTCAGAGGCAAGCTACGGACCATTTGAGCCGGACCGCAGAGACTTCAAAACGGAAATCAAAGCAGTAG
- a CDS encoding OmpP1/FadL family transporter has product MRSWIKYGASLCVLAGLPFVATGADAAGFALKEQSASGLGNAFAGATAGAEDLSYMFFNPAALAEVEGVQALTVASYIRPVSELKSSSGFNAFAGGALTGPSTQNDIGSGAALPAFYGAIPLTEDINFGLAINTPFGLETEYSPDWVGRFHGVRSELLTINVNPAIGWQITDKVSIGAGAQIQYIEADLTNATLTQVGEGHASLEGDDWGYGFNLGILVKPFDQLQLGAAYRSQVKSTLEGDVNIFVPGIGNLPTLGAQADVTLPDSFSLGFVYDINSNWSVMGEAQLTMWHKFNEIRIQFDNGMPDNVTTENWDDSVFVAAGATYKMDEDWTFRFGVAFDESPVPDNFRTPRIPDANRYWVTVGASYQVSDWFTVDAGYAHIFVEDSDVNLSGAGENLLRGSLTAEYESHVDILSVQGKISF; this is encoded by the coding sequence ATGAGAAGCTGGATCAAGTACGGAGCATCGTTGTGTGTTCTGGCTGGCCTTCCCTTCGTAGCCACGGGGGCGGACGCGGCGGGGTTTGCACTCAAGGAGCAGAGCGCTTCGGGATTGGGCAATGCCTTTGCAGGCGCGACGGCGGGTGCTGAGGACTTGAGCTACATGTTTTTCAATCCGGCGGCGTTGGCCGAGGTTGAAGGTGTTCAGGCACTGACAGTCGCAAGCTATATTCGCCCGGTTTCAGAATTGAAGAGTTCTAGCGGTTTCAATGCCTTCGCGGGGGGCGCCCTGACAGGCCCATCGACTCAGAACGATATTGGGTCGGGTGCGGCGCTGCCGGCGTTCTACGGCGCCATACCCCTGACCGAGGACATCAACTTCGGCTTGGCTATCAATACGCCTTTCGGGTTGGAGACGGAGTACTCACCGGACTGGGTGGGGCGCTTTCATGGCGTTCGATCCGAATTGCTGACGATTAATGTGAATCCGGCGATCGGGTGGCAGATAACCGACAAGGTTTCCATCGGTGCAGGAGCGCAGATTCAGTATATCGAAGCCGACTTAACGAATGCGACTTTGACGCAAGTCGGTGAAGGCCACGCAAGCCTGGAGGGCGATGATTGGGGCTACGGGTTCAACCTCGGTATTCTCGTCAAGCCGTTCGACCAACTTCAATTGGGCGCCGCTTATCGCTCTCAGGTGAAGTCGACACTGGAAGGTGACGTTAATATCTTTGTCCCCGGAATCGGCAATCTGCCGACTTTGGGCGCGCAGGCGGATGTGACCCTTCCCGACAGCTTCAGCCTCGGTTTTGTGTACGATATCAACTCCAACTGGTCGGTCATGGGCGAAGCTCAGTTGACCATGTGGCATAAGTTCAACGAAATCAGAATTCAGTTCGACAACGGAATGCCGGACAACGTTACGACTGAGAACTGGGACGACTCCGTTTTCGTCGCAGCGGGCGCGACCTACAAGATGGATGAAGACTGGACCTTCCGTTTTGGCGTGGCTTTCGATGAATCGCCGGTGCCGGATAACTTCCGCACGCCGCGTATTCCCGACGCCAACCGCTATTGGGTCACCGTCGGCGCGAGCTATCAAGTCAGTGACTGGTTCACGGTGGATGCCGGATATGCCCATATCTTTGTGGAAGATTCGGATGTCAATCTGAGCGGCGCTGGTGAAAACCTGCTCCGCGGTAGCCTTACCGCCGAGTACGAAAGCCATGTCGATATCTTGTCGGTGCAGGGGAAGATTAGCTTCTAA
- a CDS encoding AzlD domain-containing protein, with the protein MSGLGFWTLAGVLTVGALATYFWRFIGVLLSGRIDPDSNLFEWVGAVAYALLAALIARMIVLPLGPPLTETPLTYRLTATGLALVIFFLTRRNILLGVAGGVAVLVMLSFSGWLTP; encoded by the coding sequence ATGAGCGGGTTGGGATTCTGGACCCTCGCCGGCGTTTTGACCGTTGGGGCGCTGGCAACATACTTCTGGCGGTTCATCGGCGTCTTGTTGTCCGGCAGAATTGATCCGGATAGCAATCTTTTCGAGTGGGTCGGTGCGGTTGCTTACGCTCTGCTTGCTGCATTGATTGCCCGCATGATCGTCCTGCCGCTAGGACCACCGTTGACTGAAACGCCACTCACCTACCGCCTGACGGCAACGGGGCTGGCATTAGTGATTTTCTTCCTGACCCGCCGCAACATTCTGCTGGGCGTTGCCGGGGGTGTCGCAGTTCTCGTCATGCTCAGTTTTTCCGGGTGGTTGACGCCGTAA